The Deltaproteobacteria bacterium DNA window CGACGATGTCATCGACGATGAGGATGTCTTTTCCCCGGATCGACGTCTCGATGTCCTTTGTCAAAACCGCCTTCCCCGAAGTGACCACCCCCCCGCCGTAGCTTGCAATACGCGCGAAATCCACCCGGCAGGGAATGGTCAGGGCCCGGATCAGGTCGGCCATGAAGACAAAGGCCCCCTTCAGAACACCGATGACGATCAGGTCCCCCCCCTCGTAGTCCCGCGAAATCCGTGCCGCCAGGTCCCGGACCCGGCTGTCGATCGTTTCCCTGGAAAAAAGAATTTTTCTGCGCATCCCCTCCATCATCCCACCCCGTCCTGAATCAATCATCCGGGCGCGTCCGGAACGGCTCATTCCGCC harbors:
- a CDS encoding hypoxanthine phosphoribosyltransferase; amino-acid sequence: MEGMRRKILFSRETIDSRVRDLAARISRDYEGGDLIVIGVLKGAFVFMADLIRALTIPCRVDFARIASYGGGVVTSGKAVLTKDIETSIRGKDILIVDDIV